The following is a genomic window from Onychomys torridus chromosome 13, mOncTor1.1, whole genome shotgun sequence.
GAAAGAGAAACATCACATACAGAGGCAAAACGAAGCTGTGAGTGACAAGTGCCAGGAAGATGGTTGCAGGAGCTGAGAAAAAGACACCACCTagcaggagctgggcaggacaGTCCACTAGGCCTGACAGCAGAGCTGTGGCCTGAAGGTTCACTAGGTTGATTTGGGGAATGGCTAATGCTATTTCAGGTGAAGGAAGCAGGCTACTGGAAGGCTCTGTAACATCAGAAAACCTTGGTCAAGGACTGAAAGGTGGCCCACACGGCTGGGGCTGCAAACTTGAGTAGCACTGGGTAGTAAGATTAAGTTAGAGAGATGAGTGAAGCCAGACCACTACGAAGTTTCAAGTCAGGGAGAGATGGCAAAAATTTACATTTGGGAAAGAACTACCACTCTGGCTACAGTACAGATGGTAAACAGGAATATTACAAGGACTTGAGCTGAACTGTCAGCTGCCTAGAGTACTGATGTGGAGACGACTAATTATTCAGAGAAGTGGTTTATCTCTGTGGGTGCTGTGATGCACCTGCTATACTAAatggatatatacatacaggTCACAACACCCTTCATGGCAGTGACTCCAAAGCCACCAACAAAAGTGGTAGTCTTTCCTCCCCAAACTTCCTACCCTCTCTGCCAAGGTGGCTTTCTTCACTTAGAAAAGTTATTAGTacatattaattgtacaaaacaTTGAGTTCCATTGTTACATTTTCATACATTCTTACAATCTGAATCCACTTTTAACCATGTCTTTCCTCCTCTACCCCCTTGTTTTTCTTGGGGTATGCAAACACACTACTCCCCATAGTTTCTCCTTAAACTTAGTTCTTTGCTGTCAAGATAGAATATTCAAAGTCACAACTAGTGCTTCCTTTTTAATAttccttataaaagaaaaacaaaataaacacaaactccATGTATTTGGGctttgggatgtggctcagttggtggagtatTTGCTTAGCAGGCACAAAatcctgtgtttgatccccagcgcCACGCAAACCtgggatggtggcacatgactgttACCACAGcattctggaggtggaggcagaagcatcagaagttcaaggtcatccttggctacacaacaagttcaaggttagtctgggctacatgagaccccatctcaaaggaaaagaggaaagagaaatattCCCATTGATTGCCTTCCTTAGTTCATTAGCCCTCAAATCTGCTAAGGACAGGTCTAGTACATATCACCATAAACATACACCTCTGTAAGATAAAAGTGTCACCACTGTCTATTTGTGATGGACACACTGGAAAAagggatttttatttcattaataaaggaaaaagtaGCAAAGTTTCAAGGTGGTATCACAATATTCAAAGAAATCAAAGTTGAATTATAAGTATTAACTTAAAGGCATAATAAAGATATTTGCATGAGGAGGCAAAaatcatctttcctttttataCTACAGATCAAACCCAGTGCCTCAGACACTCTAACCACCAAGCTACACTCTCACCCTAAAATTTATAAAACTTTCTTGGgaaagaaatattcaaaacattATGGTTAGATTCTaagtgcatgcttataatcccagctcttaagCAGGAGTTCTGTAAGCTTGAGGCCAGgttgggctacacagggagacttgtttaaaggggagagagaagatggagagagggagggacttgAGAGAGGTTTTTAAATTGATGAAGTCCTATCTTCATAGAGTAAGAAAACAGGCCACTCCTGTGTGGTGGTTAGGATGTgaataaacatgaaaatgtatCTTACAAGTCagatttatttctttctgtctttttttaattctgagaTGAAGTCTTACTATGTACCCAGACTCTCCTGGATATCACAAATGGAAAGGAAACAGGTTTGTGCCGCCATGCCCGACAAAGACGTCACTAACACccagagagagaactgaaaagaAGGACGGACTTGGGGACACAGAGATTTGAAGAGAAGAGCCCCAGTCAACTGTGCTCTACTAACCAAAACAGCCTCAGTGCTCCAAGATCCAActctaaactgaaataaaatcacTAAATTCATACTCTCAGAGACCATTTAGTGCTGTGGAAAGTGCTAATGGAAACAGTAGTTAAGGACTTGTCTGTTAGTGAGCATTTTATTTTGAAGCCCTATAATCAGTGTTTCTCTACATCACTCATCTACTTGCCCCTTTatggttttcattatttttattgtgcCAAAAATAATACCTCAGTTTCTTACCGAGGATTTTTTGATAATAAACTTCTAGTTTTTGTTTATccaataaaatatctttattttaagaaaatagtgGAGGGAGGCCAGCCTTCATGTAAAAATATGCATGAATaaactatacacatacacaaacatatgtataAGAATCTAtaaaatatctctatatataccATCAATTTAAGTACATGGGAAAAAAGACTTTCTCCTCCGAGGCTAGTCCAGCACTCATGTCTTTCAGAATCACGCAGGTGGCTTCGCAATGCAGTGTCAGGGTCCACGCTGCCTCCTGACTTCGTCTATGGAAGCAGAGCCTGAAGCTCTCTGTCCACCTCCACACTCAGCTCACAGCACAGCTCCAGGGCCCTACACCTGAAGCAGAGACTCACCCTGGGTGGTAGAATTGTGAATATTTCTTCCCACAGTTATAAACTTCACTTGATGACTCATTTTTTCCAAATAACACCTGATGTGGCATTTCATTCTAACATGCCTGTCCTTTACCATCTACTAGAAGATTTAGCTTACCTATTAATTCAATTTATTACATCACTAACTTTGGCAAAGCATATATTCACATTGGGAATAAAAGGTTTGTGTCTCTGAACAGGCCTAGAATTTCGAGGTAACTGTTAGGCAGGACTAACCCAGACTGTGCAGAACATATGGCATTCGTGACTCCCACTGACTAAACTACGCGGAGCCACTGTCTCCCCTCAATCACtgcaacaagaaaaacaaatccatAATATCTAATTCCTAGTAGACTGCCCAGGACCATGTGTTGAAAGAATCCCAAATGTTGAATAAAATGCTAAGATAAAGCCCAGTGCAAATGTGCATTGACTAGTCCAGTGACACCCCCAACACGTTGTCATCGACACTGCATACAGACTGCCTTCATACATGTCAGGAACACAGATTCTATACAAACGCCAAAATGCCAGTTTTAGCCAAGAGGACCCAATCCTAGATACTTTGCCAATAATGGCAGTTAAGCTGGGCAAAGCTAAGTCCAACACTGGGTGGAGTGTTGGCTTCTATCTGTGGCAGAGACACAAGGAGTACCCCTGAAAATTTGATTATTTTGTCACATCTGCACTTTAAGAAGGATGCTgggtatttttatcatttaaaaatgatttgttaaAAATCTTGTTCCCTCTCACTACTGAGTCAGCTCAGCAACCCAGCTCCATCTTTAGGATTATTAGTGCCaaaatacttttaagaaaaaaaaaaatccaaaacctaaagaaaaaaaattgctcaccaccaccaacaacaacaaaagtcttaGCACAGGTCTGGCAACACAGGCACAATCGTGTCCACGCTTATACATTCAGGAGCACTGGCTTCCTTTCTTGATTGGAATGCCAATCACCATGAAATCTTCTGCTAGAGTCACCTCCTGGAGCCCTAGCACcgactcagcttgctttctcagtCCCACAATGCCGTCTGTCTCCCCTTCCCTAGTCAAGGCTATTGGTTTGTATCTCTGACTGAAGTGAGTCAGGACCAGCCTCTTCGCACGGCACAGCTTCGCAAATGTCGCTGCCATCTGTGGCGTGCTGTGGCCATGCTCCTTCGCTTTGTCCATCTGAGAATCATCCAGAGTTGCTTCATGGATCAACAGGTCTGCTTCAAAGCACAGCTTCACTCCTCCATCACCCACAACCCCAGAACAGTCACCCAGTATGCAGATTTTTCTTCCAACCATAGGCTTTTTTAAGACGTCTTGGGGAGAAATTGTAACTCCATTAtccaaaacaacagaaattccATTTTTCAGTTTCCCGTAGGCAGGACCTGGGGGTACACCTGATGATGAAACAGATTATATTACTTCAAGGATATGGAATTATGGTTTGTAAAGAGATGACTTTCACAGCATAGCAAACAGAAAATAGCAAAGGTATCTCCCGGggtctggagagagatggctcagcagttaagagcatttgctgctcttccagaggacctggagtcaattcccagcacccacatggcagctcacaaatgtctgtaactctagttccagggcctCTGAGGGTGCCAGAcatacatatggtacacagacataatgcagacaaaacacccatactcataaaataaaataaaaaaaattaaaggcgtCCAATTATTTTCAAAACTATAAGAAATGCTTTCCTGTTTGTAGACAACTggttatttaaacattttaaaagttcagtgTTGACTATTGTTATGAACAATGGCTTTATGCTGGAAACCTTTTCCTAGCACATGTGTGAGCTGACTGTTAAGCTCTGAAGTATCACTTAGGCCTTACTATACTTGAGATACAAGctttgattttctgttctgcatGAGAATAACAGTTCTTGGGGATCCTTTATTTCCTATGACATCAAAGAGTAGATCTAGAGAAACACATAATCAGTATCTCTAGTCAGAACAAGTGTCTATGAACGGACTTAATAGGAAACTTGTTAGAAAGGACTACTGGGATTCTAAGTTTGAGCTAGGGAGATGGTACAGCAGGATAAGACCCCTGcagccaagcctaacaacctcaGGTTGGTACTGAGACCCACACGGCAGAAGGGGAGaattgactcccaaaagttgtcctctgacttccacctgATACCAtggcaaacacacatgcacataccaagcaaaacaaccaaaaataaggTCAAGGGGTAGTTCAGGCAATCATACATGATTAATCTTCTTGGTAGATGGTAGCAGTTCCAGATTTTTAAGCTTCAGTGTTATTTAATATAGACTAACTGTGGATAATACttacaaacaaatacaaatttcCAACACAGATCATGTTTAAAGTTTCCAAATATAGGATTTAGACAATATTTACATGACAAAAATACCTTCGACCTCTATCCCTTTCCTCATTATCTAGTATATTGTTTTAGTAGAGAAAAATAACTGAACATTAGATGAATCACTACCATTCTTTCAACAGGAATATTCACGCcatgccaggtgtagtggtgaGACCAGAAAAAGACCTCCATTTCTTGGGTCTCTTCACTTATGCATCATGGCCTCACATTCAAGGACTTTTGTCCATCTTGGTGTGTTTCCTTTCCACTATGATGAACCATGACCTGTAGAACTGGTTAAGGTGCAATGTTCTGAATGCTAAATTAATTCAATCAAGATTGAATGAGTGGGTCAGGTGGAGAAAAAGGAGACTCTGAGGtagctggctgctgctgctgtataGTAAAGACCCATGGCACAATCCTTACACTGAAGACGTCATTAAAGAGCCAGGGAGAGGCCTCAGTGGGAAAAGTgcctgctgagcaagcatgaggacctgagttcagatcccagcacccatgtcaaaccAAGGTGTGttggtgtgcatctgtaacctcagcactggggaataGAAAGAGGTGGGTCCTAGGGTCTTGCTGGGCAGCCAATCTAGCCAAACtaatgagctctaggttcagtgagagactctgtatcaaaaaggGAGAGAGTAATTGAGGAcccctgatgtcaacctctgacctctgcatgcacatgcatggatgcacacacacctcacacaaagATGTCATTGAAAACATACCTGAGGACTATGTACATTTCCAATTCCAATCAATCTTGAGGAAGAGGCTAGAGGATCATGAATTTTAatttgagctacatagtgagttgtaggccaggctgggctacagagtgaaaccctgtatcaaacaaaaataaaaatagaaacagatttaaaaaacaaaacacaacaacttCAAAAATAAGACATGAAGATTTGGAGTATAGCTTCCTGACAGAGCGCATGGGCTTGAACCCTAGCAtggccaaaataaaacaaaaaagaaaagcacaaggaaataaaaataaatcctggaCTTACCAGCCCAATTCAAACTACCCTGCCAACCAAGTCAGAGCTGGGCCTGGTCATACAGGCTGCATCCCAGCTTCTCAGAATGATCTCACATTCAAAGCCAccttgggcaacttagtgagaaccTGGCCCAGGTGAAGAGACAAAAGAGTTGGAGATCTAGCTCCGTGGAAGatagtgcttgcttagcatgtgtcctagattcaattcccagtgcagccgaaaaggaaagaaaaaggaatgtgAACCTAGGAAGCTAACAAGAAAAGATTCCAATATATTAAATATTCGAGTTTTGTTCTGAATAACACCATTGTACCCTAAAGATTTTCCTTAATAAGTCAATTTTGGGCCAAGGAAGTGAGTGCTTACTTTGaccacacaggaagtaggctcCCCTGACACTCCCAGTGGCTTCCGTTAAAACAGATCagataaagagaaggaaaggcagacTCACCGAGGTCTTTCAGCTTCTGTGCATTGAGTTTACCTGCACGTTTCTTTTCCATAACTGAAAAGCCAAAGGACGGAATTCTGTGAAAGAGGCGAAACGCCTTTACAACAAACTGCTCATCATCAACCAGACAGTAGGAGTCCTCTTCTGTGTCTAACAAGATAGTTCGCCCCTGTCCTCTGGGAGAGCTGTCTGCTTCATTCACATGGGTAAATTCTCTTAGTTCCTCCACAGGACACTGATCAGCTGTAGGCACTATCTCATGGACCACATAAGGGAAAACCAACTCTGTGTGAGAGAGCTCCATGGTTCTCCAGATGAAATCCCGAAGTCCTACAGGGCCATAGATTTCAATAGGCTGCCTTGTGACCACAGAGCCACTCTGTAGGCTGATTGTACAAAGGAGGCCCGGGAGGCCGAAGAAGTGGTCTCCATGAAGATGTGTGATGAAGATCTTGGTAATTCTCCCTTTTGATCgagacagaaaaatatattaggaaacttttcagaaataaaaaccaagataAAACTATTCGACTCAGTatccccacccctcagccccaTGCTGGAAGTTAACCCTGTGCATACTACACAGTTGGTCTACCACTGCGCTGCCACCGAAGAACATCCTCAGTTCCACAAACAAAGCAACTTAAAACAACCCAAGAACTTACATATAAAGTAGTAAACTGAaatgagatgttctgtatgttaccaTACACTTATTTATTCCTTTCATCTTGCTGTGTGACTTCAGAAAAAAGAGAGATAGGCTTTATTATGCTATACagtctggttggttggttggctagctggttttgtttatgtgtgtttgtgtgggggtgcATGTGGTGTTGTGTGTATAGTCTATGCAATGGATATGTGgatatacatgcatgtagagTCCAGAGGAGGAGTTTGGGAGTCTTCCTCTACAGCTCTCTACCTTATtatcttgagacagagtctctcagaaACCAAAAGCTTATCATTTGGGCTTGGCTGGATGACCAATGAGCTCCCAGGATCTGCCTCCCTGACTACCCACTAACCCTAGGGTTATAGGCACACCACAGATACATCCAGCTTTTTACACAGATgaggggatttgaattcaggacctcatgCTAGACAGCAAGCATTCTTATCCTTGAGACATCTACCCAGCCCTACTTGGTAGCTCTCTGAGATAAGCTCTCACTCTATAGGccatgctagcctggaacttgtggcaattctcctgccttagcctcccaagtgataggattataggTGTAAACTACCAAGCCCAGCTTCACAggatagtttaaataatatttttttctatgaaaatcTTCAAATTATAGTGTTTTACAGCTTTTCAAGTGTTTTCCTACATATTCTCACAtttcaaatgtgaaaaataaaagtacaccAAGATAACCCACTTAACTAAATGGGCCTCAAGTGTCAAAGCATCTTCCAGTCACACTGTCCCCTATCAGTCCCTCTGAGATGAGCAAACGTGTACATAATGCAAAATGGAATGTTCCATGGCTCTAATTGACTGTATCAAGCCTAAACCCCAAAACTGCCTTCTAAGGTCTCCTTGCTGGACAGGGATTCGCTAACAAAGACTGAGCTATGTGTCCCAGtaaggatgtggaggaaggacAAAAAGGACACAGACTGTGAGGAGGAAGACTAAGAAAACTAGAAGAGGAATGAGTTAAGAATGAGGAAGGTTGTGGGCATCAGATGCCAGCATACAGACTACAGCAGATCCCTGATCAGACTATACAAGGGCACATGGGCCCAACTCTTGTTTCTAGGCTGAACCTACACAACAGCTTTTTCGTGCACACTGGCTTGGGTTTTAACTTGATTTAGCTAATGACAAACTGAATTCACTGCTGGTAAATGGCAGGATGCCACCTCAGCATTTTCTAAGATGCACCACAGGCATTTTGAAAGTAACAATCACAACCAGTACATTTCCAGTACAACAGGCTCAAGGGCCACCTATCTGAAGTATATGATACCATAAAAGAACAGGAGCAGTTTATTGATACCATAAAAGAACAGGAGCAGTTTATCATCACACTGTGATTTGTTCTGACAGCAAACGCTCTCAAAGCAGCTTCCCGGAATGACTACgcccaggctggctcagaggCTGACTTGGGTTCTTGAGAACCCCCTCCCCTAGGAGGTGCTCTCTCGTTTCACAAGGTCTCTCTCTAGATGTCTTCCACATGCTGCCTTTGCTCTTCTCCAGGTTTGTTTTGTAATTTCTGTAGGGTGCTGGAGACTCAATCTAGGGTGCCACACACACTTGGCAAGCACTCCGTCACAGAGCTATACCCTGGGTCTCTTGTGAGCCTTCATTTTTGCTGGTTATTCTCTTTCAACTTCAAATGAAAGGATATTCCTTAAATTTCCCCATTTTCCCTTTCCAGGCTGTCTCTCAATATAACCCAAGGACTCCAGAAACAAAAGAATGACAGCAGCCATTGAGTCCAGgtcccacactggcctcaaaacTGCCAACGTCAGACTTTCTAGGCCTCCTCACTATATCTGCTGTAAAACAAAGCCAAAGCTGGATACAAAACAGCCTGGGAAGGAAGGCGAGTGCGGCAAACACAGGGAGAGAACTGCTTCCCACAGTTACCAGTTTCAAGAAGGGCAGGCATTTCATTTTCAGGAAATGTGGTTTCTGAGAGACAAGGAATGGCAACCAGTTACGAAAGGTATGAGGAAGCTATCCGATGAAGAGTAAAAATCACACTCGATTCCTCTCCCCTAAGAAGAAGGAAGTGGTGGGGAAACACTGgccacagagaagcagaacactAGGCATCCTTAGTTGGACATGATAATGCAACTAAATATACTGTCCCACAGTATATGAAATATCTGTTCAGCTAAAACAAAAAGCAGCTAATGTTGAGCAAAGTGTGGTTCCATTTAGGCAAATTACACACACTTTTATATATATCCATGCCATTACCACATCTGTATTCATAGAAAATGTacctgtgggggaggggatgggggaaaggtaggggtgggggcagaaggggggaggacaggggaacccatggctgatgtgtaaaattaaaacacaaatataataataataaaaaagaaaaagaaaaagaaaatgtacctgTGGTAGGTATGGATATTAACtcagcagagtgtttgcctatTACCCATTCACAAAGCCGTGAATTCACTCCCTAGTACTACATAAAACTGGATGTTATGGtgcattcctataatcccagcacatggatgtagaggcaggaggattgatagTCAAAGTCATGGGCTATGTAACAAGTTCAACGCTTCCTGGACTATATGGAACTCTGCCTcctagaaaagagagagaggtatgtgtgtgtgtgttggggtggagtgtgcatctgtgtgaggAAGACTTgggcttgtcttttttttttttttttaaagatttatttatttatacatacagtgttctgtctgcatgtgtccttgcaggccagaagagggcaccagatcttattacagttgtgaggcaccatgtggttgctgggatttgaactcaggacctctggaagagcagtctgtgctctgaaccactgagccatctctccagcccaagggcttgtcttatttatacattttagttttgtttta
Proteins encoded in this region:
- the Elac1 gene encoding zinc phosphodiesterase ELAC protein 1 isoform X2, with amino-acid sequence MSMDVTFLGTGAAYPSPTRGASAVVLRCEGECWLFDCGEGTQTQLMKSQLKAGRITKIFITHLHGDHFFGLPGLLCTISLQSGSVVTRQPIEIYGPVGLRDFIWRTMELSHTELVFPYVVHEIVPTADQCPVEELREFTHVNEADSSPRGQGRTILLDTEEDSYCLVDDEQFVVKAFRLFHRIPSFGFSVMEKKRAGKLNAQKLKDLGVPPGPAYGKLKNGISVVLDNGVTISPQDVLKKPMVGRKICILGDCSGVVGDGGVKLCFEADLLIHEATLDDSQMDKAKEHGHSTPQMAATFAKLCRAKRLVLTHFSQRYKPIALTREGETDGIVGLRKQAESVLGLQEVTLAEDFMVIGIPIKKGSQCS
- the Elac1 gene encoding zinc phosphodiesterase ELAC protein 1 isoform X1, whose protein sequence is MRVSRKRAAGLFCFPKKTGTECGWKMSMDVTFLGTGAAYPSPTRGASAVVLRCEGECWLFDCGEGTQTQLMKSQLKAGRITKIFITHLHGDHFFGLPGLLCTISLQSGSVVTRQPIEIYGPVGLRDFIWRTMELSHTELVFPYVVHEIVPTADQCPVEELREFTHVNEADSSPRGQGRTILLDTEEDSYCLVDDEQFVVKAFRLFHRIPSFGFSVMEKKRAGKLNAQKLKDLGVPPGPAYGKLKNGISVVLDNGVTISPQDVLKKPMVGRKICILGDCSGVVGDGGVKLCFEADLLIHEATLDDSQMDKAKEHGHSTPQMAATFAKLCRAKRLVLTHFSQRYKPIALTREGETDGIVGLRKQAESVLGLQEVTLAEDFMVIGIPIKKGSQCS